A single region of the Neisseria zoodegmatis genome encodes:
- the fabF gene encoding beta-ketoacyl-ACP synthase II gives MSQRRVVITGLGQVSPVGNDIAAAWSNLLAGKSGIGTITRFDASDISCQIAGEVKGFDIGEIISPKEARRMDVFIHYGIAAALQAIADSGLDDVENLDKDRIGVNIGSGIGGLPSIEATGKSVMETGARKINPFFIPGSLINLIAGHVTILKGYRGPSYGMVSACTTGAHSIGDSARMIKYGDADVMIAGGAEGAVCTLGMGGFAAMKALSTRNDDPATASRPWDKGRDGFVMGEGAGILVLEELEHAKKRGAKIYAELVGFGMSSDAFHITAPNVEGPALAVTRALKDAGLNPTDVDYVNAHGTSTPLGDANETNALKLALGDHAYKVVVNSTKSMTGHLLGAAGGVEAVYSVLAVHNQKSPPTINIFEQDVESGCDLDYCANEARDLKIDVAISNSFGFGGTNGTLVFKKFTG, from the coding sequence ATGAGTCAGCGAAGAGTCGTCATCACAGGTTTGGGGCAGGTATCGCCCGTAGGCAACGACATTGCCGCAGCCTGGAGCAACCTCTTGGCCGGGAAAAGCGGTATCGGCACCATTACCCGTTTCGACGCATCCGATATCAGCTGCCAAATTGCAGGCGAAGTAAAAGGCTTCGACATCGGCGAAATCATCAGCCCCAAAGAAGCCCGCCGCATGGACGTATTTATTCACTACGGCATCGCCGCCGCCTTGCAGGCCATTGCCGATTCAGGTTTGGACGATGTTGAAAACCTCGATAAAGACCGCATCGGCGTGAACATCGGTTCGGGCATCGGCGGTTTGCCTAGCATCGAGGCTACCGGCAAAAGCGTGATGGAAACCGGTGCCCGCAAAATCAACCCCTTCTTTATCCCCGGTTCGCTGATCAACCTGATCGCAGGCCACGTTACCATTCTCAAAGGCTACCGCGGCCCCAGCTACGGCATGGTTTCCGCCTGTACCACCGGTGCCCACTCCATCGGCGATTCCGCCCGCATGATTAAATACGGCGATGCCGACGTGATGATTGCAGGCGGTGCCGAAGGCGCGGTTTGTACGCTCGGCATGGGCGGCTTTGCGGCCATGAAAGCCCTTTCAACCCGCAACGACGACCCCGCCACTGCTTCCCGCCCGTGGGATAAAGGCCGCGACGGTTTCGTGATGGGCGAAGGTGCCGGTATTCTGGTGTTGGAAGAATTGGAGCACGCCAAAAAACGCGGTGCCAAAATTTATGCCGAGCTGGTCGGTTTCGGCATGAGTTCCGATGCCTTCCACATTACCGCGCCTAACGTAGAAGGCCCGGCACTGGCGGTTACCCGTGCGCTGAAAGATGCCGGTTTGAACCCTACCGATGTCGATTATGTGAATGCCCACGGTACTTCCACTCCGCTGGGCGATGCCAACGAAACCAACGCCTTGAAACTGGCTCTGGGCGACCATGCCTACAAAGTGGTGGTGAACTCCACCAAGTCGATGACCGGCCACTTGCTGGGTGCGGCAGGCGGCGTGGAAGCGGTGTACAGCGTGTTGGCGGTGCACAACCAAAAATCTCCGCCAACCATCAATATTTTCGAGCAAGATGTTGAATCAGGCTGCGATTTGGATTACTGCGCCAACGAAGCCCGCGATCTGAAAATCGACGTGGCGATTTCCAACTCGTTCGGTTTCGGCGGTACCAACGGCACTTTGGTATTCAAGAAATTCACAGGCTAA
- a CDS encoding lipoprotein signal peptidase, producing the protein MPAGYSADTKAGRDLCSHLRRISALRAARSFAYLYDMSALAVLLRLERHPHLRVLRRSLAV; encoded by the coding sequence CTGCCGGCTGGATACAGCGCTGACACAAAAGCAGGCCGAGACCTTTGCTCCCATCTGCGGCGCATTTCTGCGTTGCGCGCTGCTCGCTCGTTTGCCTATCTATACGATATGTCTGCACTCGCTGTGCTGCTACGCCTTGAACGGCATCCACATCTGAGGGTTTTGCGAAGGTCTCTGGCCGTCTGA
- a CDS encoding extracellular solute-binding protein, with protein MKSLFALLLLLPAAYVSAAHGLALGQPVLHPAGFQSFHYVNPNAPKGGTFTMPLPGGFDTLNPFTLKGDHESGITTLTLDTLLEKGMDEPFAMYGLLAEDVSLASDGLSVTFKLHPKARFHNGDPVLAKDVAASFNTLVKDPAAAPMYKFYWADVARVDTPDARTAVFRFKKRNAELHLILGQLPVFSHKSYPKGLAAAPNTPPIGSGPYRIGKTENGRLSEFVRDKHYWAQNLPTRKGRYNFDTVRFKYYKDESVRLEGIKGGQYDFMQENVARNWARGYSDAVLSKRNLRKHKWKQNNTAGMQGFVMNQRRKPFDNILVRQALVESFDFESINARMFYGAYRRSNSFFTNGETAARGKPEGMELALLEKVRPHLPAAVFDQNVPEPPVTDPVLGVRPNLLKARALLEKAGYRYHQGVLKDAQGKPLVIEFLSPSKTYERITAKWQRDLAKIGIRMNVRLADQSVFQKRMNDFDFDMTIVVYGNSESPGNEQANYFSCAAAQTKGSNNWAGVCYPAVEALLKHFEHFESRAELVAASRALDRVMRHQYIIVPNWYSDRHRVVYRDHFKVPERHPKYYQAIEWALTAGWIQR; from the coding sequence ATGAAATCCCTGTTTGCCTTATTGCTGCTTCTGCCCGCCGCCTACGTTTCCGCCGCACACGGTTTGGCATTGGGTCAGCCCGTACTCCATCCCGCCGGTTTCCAATCGTTTCACTATGTGAACCCCAACGCCCCCAAAGGCGGCACGTTTACCATGCCCCTGCCCGGCGGATTCGACACGCTCAACCCGTTCACCCTCAAGGGCGACCACGAATCGGGCATTACCACACTCACACTCGACACCCTGCTCGAAAAAGGCATGGACGAACCCTTCGCCATGTACGGCCTGCTGGCGGAAGACGTGTCGCTCGCTTCAGACGGCCTCTCCGTTACCTTCAAACTCCACCCTAAAGCCCGCTTCCACAACGGCGACCCCGTGCTGGCCAAAGATGTGGCCGCTTCGTTTAACACATTGGTCAAAGACCCCGCCGCCGCGCCGATGTATAAATTCTACTGGGCAGACGTCGCGCGCGTAGATACCCCCGATGCCCGCACCGCAGTATTCCGCTTCAAAAAGCGCAACGCCGAACTGCATTTGATTTTGGGCCAGCTGCCCGTGTTTTCACACAAAAGCTACCCTAAAGGATTGGCTGCCGCCCCCAACACCCCGCCCATCGGCTCCGGCCCCTACCGCATCGGCAAAACCGAAAACGGCCGCTTGAGCGAGTTTGTGCGCGACAAACACTACTGGGCGCAAAACCTGCCCACACGCAAAGGCCGGTATAACTTCGACACCGTGCGCTTCAAATACTACAAAGACGAAAGCGTGCGGCTCGAAGGCATCAAAGGCGGCCAATACGACTTCATGCAGGAAAACGTCGCACGCAACTGGGCGCGCGGCTATTCCGATGCCGTCTTGAGCAAACGCAACCTGCGCAAACACAAATGGAAACAAAACAACACCGCCGGCATGCAGGGCTTTGTGATGAACCAACGCCGCAAACCGTTCGACAACATTCTCGTCAGGCAGGCATTGGTAGAGAGCTTCGACTTTGAAAGTATCAACGCGCGTATGTTTTACGGCGCATACCGCCGCAGCAACAGCTTCTTTACCAACGGCGAAACCGCTGCACGCGGCAAGCCCGAAGGCATGGAACTCGCCCTGCTGGAAAAAGTGCGCCCGCACCTGCCCGCCGCAGTATTCGACCAAAACGTACCCGAACCTCCGGTTACCGACCCCGTATTAGGCGTGCGCCCCAACCTGCTCAAAGCTCGCGCACTGTTGGAAAAAGCAGGCTACCGCTACCATCAAGGCGTATTGAAAGACGCGCAAGGCAAGCCGCTGGTGATCGAATTTCTCTCCCCCAGCAAAACCTACGAACGCATTACCGCCAAATGGCAGCGCGACTTGGCCAAAATCGGCATCCGCATGAACGTGCGCTTGGCCGACCAGTCTGTATTTCAAAAGCGTATGAACGATTTTGATTTCGACATGACCATCGTGGTTTATGGCAACAGCGAAAGCCCCGGCAACGAACAAGCCAACTATTTCAGCTGCGCCGCCGCCCAAACCAAAGGCAGCAACAACTGGGCAGGCGTCTGCTATCCCGCCGTAGAAGCCTTGCTGAAACATTTCGAACACTTCGAAAGCCGCGCCGAACTCGTGGCCGCTTCCCGCGCACTCGACCGCGTGATGCGTCACCAATACATCATCGTACCCAACTGGTACAGCGACAGACACCGCGTGGTTTATCGCGATCATTTCAAAGTGCCCGAACGCCATCCCAAATATTACCAAGCGATAGAATGGGCGTTAACTGCCGGCTGGATACAGCGCTGA